One segment of Apus apus isolate bApuApu2 chromosome 1, bApuApu2.pri.cur, whole genome shotgun sequence DNA contains the following:
- the EMP1 gene encoding epithelial membrane protein 1: MLVLLAGIFVVHIATVIMLFVATISNVWMVGSSSFGTASSGLWLLCNNTCVELFVKSDDEASLKAVQAFMILSIIFSVIALVMFIVQLFTLEKGKRFYITGAIMLVCWMCILIGVSIYTARFTGKIPMSTTTHHGYCFILAWICFCFSFIIGILYLVLRKK; the protein is encoded by the exons ATgttggtgctgctggctggtaTCTTTGTGGTTCACATCGCCACTGTCATCATGCTCTTTGTTGCCACCATTTCCAAT GTTTGGATGGTGGGCTCGTCCAGCTTTGGAACGGCCTCATCAGGACTTTGGCTATTGTGCAACAACACCTGCGTGGAGCTGTTCGTCAAGAGTGATGATGAGG CTTCCCTTAAAGCCGTGCAAGCCTTTATGATCCTCTCGATCATTTTCTCCGTCATCGCGCTTGTCATGTTCATTGTCCAGCTGTTCACTCTGGAGAAAGGCAAACGTTTCTACATCACTGGAGCCATCATGCTGGTTTGCT GGATGTGCATTCTGATTGGAGTCTCCATTTACACAGCTCGTTTCACAGGCAAGATACCCATGTCCACAACTACTCACCACGGCTACTGCTTCATATTAGCCTGGATCTGcttttgcttcagtttcatCATTGGCATCCTCTACCTTgttcttaggaaaaaataa